In Ascochyta rabiei chromosome 18, complete sequence, one DNA window encodes the following:
- a CDS encoding auxilin-like clathrin-binding protein required for normal clathrin function — protein sequence MDDLNGLDWSQPAKQPSTTPAAFPPFRQSPTPQLSGRSTPLSGLSAQPSGAGTGAASVKPSKAPSKPATPANDSFAGLISSKSSKPAGSGLSLQERQKQLQEEKLRQEAERRKQYDASFGGADSQFWNTVGSGKSAPEPSSLEAIPPPGSNNPFSKQTLSQTINKPFAGLDTASKRPIQSPIAEDDLLAAFNSAAPVDRASHFPPPSNGSGRSTPAFSASLSRGHTPLPQPSNVNAFADDDDDMFGLKQLAQKPTSPAPPPPTNDADDDILGLLGKPVSEFKREEPKPAVDRRRQETQRERSSSPMNAHDRAVAEIVDMGFSADKSAIALATTDSGLDVQAAVGWILNQAHAEAKQRTQEPSRERSQRRPGESDERSRRGNSRPSARENRGSEPVPAWMRDEDARSRSGQRRQDGQKQEKDVTQVASEIGNSLFKSANTLWKTGRKQVQKAVADFQQDGGDPSIPKWMRDAQAAETAPRSSRPQRSEPSATDEAMMLEAGGRPAKPPRQSEQRQRHDELPVRQRREQEVSRNGLPDRMSSQSPAQRQPTPNYDKRPAARLAKQDLEEQSAQAYVSPARRKKATPQPQPEVDLFSPESMPSTASQSRQTAQSQSNNPFLQAASTPKARSPVATPLPPKPRAPPRRVPPVSSSALNISAMDRQKGSEAFKRGDYSAAHIAYSSALSPLPDTHPVTIIVLCNRAVTNIKVGDPKAAIVDADAALSIIGTSKGEGEKIAPGGTESEKDMKEFYGKALMRKAEALENMEKWADAHKVWKLAVQDGVGGAISISGRNRCEKAAAGGNNTSAPAAAKRAPVRKPAPKPSAMSELGGGAPDSEAVKRLKLANAAAEKADDEKFALTDQVDARLIAWKGTKADNLRALLGSLDKVLWPEAGWKKVGMGDLVMPNKVKIIYMKAIAKVHPDKIPQSATTEQKMISAAVFATLNEAWDKFKADNNL from the exons ATGGATGACCTCAATGGCCTCGACTGGTCACAGCCCGCCAAACAACCCTCGACCACCCCCGCGGCGTTCCCTCCCTTCCGCCAGAGCCCCACGCCGCAGCTTTCTGGTCGATCCACGCCTCTTTCTGGCCTGTCTGCGCAGCCATCTGGGGCTGGAACGGGCGCTGCCTCCGTCAAACCGTCCAAAGCGCCCTCAAAACCTGCGACACCTGCCAACGATAGCTTCGCTGGGCTCATATCGAGCAAAAGCTCGAAACCTGCAGGAAGCGGTCTGTCGTTGCAGGAACGGCAGAAGCAGCTTCAGGAAGAGAAGCTGAGACAGGAGGCTGAACGGAGGAAGCAATACGATGCAAGCTTTGGTGGCGCGGATTCGCAGTTCTGGAACACGGTAGGAAGTGGGAAGAGCGCGCCGGAGCCCTCGTCTTTGGAAGCCATTCCGCCGCCTGGCTCGAATAATCCCTTCAGCAAGCAAACACTATCGCAGACTATCAATAAGCCATTCGCCGGCCTTGATACTGCCTCGAAGCGCCCCATACAGTCCCCTATCGCCGAAGACGACCTCCTTGCAGCCTTCAATTCGGCCGCTCCAGTAGATAGGGCGAGTCACTTTCCTCCACCGTCCAACGGCAGCGGTCGTAGTACGCCTGCATTCAGCGCAAGCCTATCTAGGGGCCACACGCCCCTGCCACAGCCATCAAATGTGAACGCATTCGcagacgacgatgatgacaTGTTTGGTCTCAAGCAATTGGCCCAAAAGCCAACATCACCCGCGCCTCCTCCACCTACCAACGACGCCGATGACGATATACTCGGGCTGTTAGGGAAGCCAGTGTCAGAGTTCAAGAGAGAGGAGCCAAAGCCAGCGGTGGATAGGCGCCGACAAGAAACACAGCGTGAAAGGTCTTCGAGTCCTATGAATGCTCACGACAGGGCTGTTGCCGAGATTGTGGATATGGGCTTCTCAGCCGACAAATCCGCGATTGCGCTTGCGACCACCGACTCAGGACTAGACGTACAAGCAGCTGTAGGGTGGATACTGAATCAGGCACATGCGGAGGCTAAACAAAGAACACAAGAGCCTAGTCGGGAGCGATCACAACGACGACCTGGTGAGTCTGACGAGCGCTCTAGACGAGGCAACAGTAGACCCAGCGCAAGGGAAAACCGCGGTAGCGAGCCTGTACCAGCTTGGATGCGGGATGAAGATGCTCGAAGTCGCTCTGGTCAACGTCGACAAGATGGGCAGAAACAGGAGAAAGATGTCACGCAAGTTGCTTCGGAAATTGGCAATAGTCTGTTCAAGTCGGCCAATACGCTCTGGAAGACAGGCCGTAAGCAGGTACAGAAAGCCGTGGCCGACTTCCAGCAAGACGGTGGTGATCCCAGCATCCCGAAATGGATGCGTGACGCACAAGCAGCGGAGACAGCACCTAGGTCGAGTAGACCGCAACGAAGTGAGCCGAGTGCAACCGACGAAGCCATGATGCTTGAAGCTGGGGGCCGTCCTGCCAAGCCGCCCCGACAGAGTGAACAACGTCAGCGTCATGACGAGCTGCCAGTGCGACAAAGGCGAGAGCAGGAGGTGTCCCGCAATGGCCTACCTGACAGGATGTCGTCGCAGTCTCCCGCCCAACGTCAGCCCACTCCAAACTACGACAAGAGACCTGCAGCGCGATTGGCTAAACAAGATTTAGAAGAGCAAAGCGCTCAGGCATACGTCAGTCCAGCACGCCGGAAGAAAGCAACGCCACAGCCGCAGCCAGAAGTCGATCTCTTCTCACCAGAATCCATGCCGTCAACAGCCTCTCAGTCACGCCAAACAGCACAGTCTCAGTCGAACAACCCGTTCCTCCAAGCTGCTTCTACGCCCAAGGCGCGAAGTCCCGTGGCCACACCTCTTCCACCCAAGCCGAGAGCTCCGCCGCGAAGAGTCCCTCCTGTCTCTTCATCCGCACTCAATATATCTGCTATGGACCGCCAGAAAGGGTCGGAAGCCTTCAAGCGTGGCGACTACTCTGCTGCTCACATCGCATACTCGTCTGCGTTAAGTCCTCTCCCCGATACACACCCGGTAACGATCATCGTACTTTGCAATCGGGCCGTTACCAACATCAAGGTGGGCGACCCGAAGGCAGCTATCGTTGACGCTGATGCTGCACTATCTATCATTGGTACTTCGAAAGGAGAGGGGGAAAAGATTGCACCTGGCGGTACAGAAAGCGAAAAGGATATGAAGGAGTTCTACGGTAAAGCTCTCATGCGCAAAGCAGAGGCGCTTGAGAACATGGAGAAGTGGGCGGATGCGCACAAGGTTTGGAAATTGGCCGTACAGGATGGAGTCGGTGGTGCGATAAGCATTTCAGGCCGCAACCGTTGCGAGAAGGCTGCGGCTGGCGGCAACAACACATCCGCGCCAGCAGCTGCAAAGCGAGCTCCTGTACGCAAGCCGGCACCGAAGCCATCTGCAATGTCAGAGCTTGGTGGTGGCGCTCCTGATTCGGAAGCGGTCAAGAGACTGAAGCTTGCGAATGCAGCAGCTGAGAAGGCTGACGACGAAAAGTTTGCACTTACCGATCAAGTCGATGCAAGACTCATAGCCTGGAAGGGCACAAAGGCTGACAATCTGCGTGCGCTCCTGGGATCGTTGGACAAGGTGCTCTGGCCAGAGGCCGGGTGGAAGAAGGTTGGCATGGGCGACCTTGTGATGCCGAACAAGGTCAAGATCATTTACATGAAGGCGATTGCCAAGGTGCATCCTGATAAG ATACCACAATCAGCCACCACAGAGCAAAAAATGATCAGCGCAGCTGTCTTTGCAACACTGAACGAGGCTTGGGACAAGTTCAAGGCCGACAACAACCTGTGA